The genomic stretch TTCTGGCTCCTTTTCATAATATCCCCACAGTACTGGCCTGTTTTGCAACCCAAATGTTTATTTCAAATGACAGGACATGTTCACAATAGCCAGGTGCCAATATGAACACAAACTGGTTttgctcactgtaatcattccttttGTTCTTCCATTAAGAGATCCCATCCCAAGGTGCTTCCTATGTAAGTGATGAAGAACAAAATCCACACCCTGAGCAAAACTGTAGTACAACATTAATCTGAAATGATTGTTgcaagacagacttgaaaaattgatGGGTATGTTTGTTGTGGATAAACTACTTGCATTGCATGTATTGGACAATCTTTGAACATCCATTGGGAGGCAGTAAAAAGTCTATTAGGATCAGATAAAATATGATTCACAAACCAGATTGAAGGCTCATCAGAGTAGCCAAGTTGCTATAAAGCAATACTCCTTTGTGGCAGTCATGAACTCTGTAAAGTTATCATGGCAGCAATAATTTGCTCCTTCTTCTCAGTACATGTAAATAAACAGAATTAGCACAACTCCACACTGTAGAGGGCATTCTGTGTCTATACTCTGCTCTGCTACTCTGAAGAAAAAGCCGAGCCAGGATCAACTTTATTTGTGGAAATTTGCTGCATTTCTTCTTCCAAAGCCGTCTGTACTGGCCCCCCCATTGTGCTGATACAAAGGTCTCACTGAAATGAATGAGGAAGCTGCATATTTTTATGCAGTGAAGTTTTGAAGTTTGAAAGGTGCAAGGTAGCGGCAAGAAACCCAAAAGGGCTTATACAGGGCCTCTACCTATATTAGAATTCACAAGttagatataaaaaaacaagtaactatgaaatagaaaaaataataattaccataaaaataaagaaaattataaTAGTGTagaagtgtgtgcgtgtgtgtgcacacacacaaaaatatgctAATTTCAATAACAACACAGTGTTTAAAGGGACACCTACCCACACACTCATTGAGTGTGATTTGTCGAGCGACAGTTCTCTGAACAAGGAAGGGAAGTCCTGAGCCACTTCCTGAAGTGCAGGAGTGATCCAGCAGATCCtaagaaagagaagaacagaaTAAAATAGTTAAAGGCttgtatatttaaatgtgtgtgtgtgtatttacatgtgtGCCTATACATTTTTCAAGTGAGCCATCTGAATGAAAACCTTCCCACAGTAATCTTGCAGCTAGCGCCTAAAAATTATGATATAAGGAGCATCTGGGACTCAGATGGAAGCTAACAAGCAGGACGCCTTTGATGTGGCACCCACAAGGGATGGAGGGGggcaagctgtgtgtgtgccaggatattgtctgtgtgtgtgtgggtgtgtgtctgtgctggaGGTGCAGGGTGCCCCCTGGTGAGTAAACAACAGAAGTGCCACCCCCTCCCTGGTGACTGGTGTGGGCGCTGGAGATTTTATCTAATCCAAGGGCCAGACTCCCAAACAGGCGCAATGCTGCTAagccttttatttttatctcagCTATAAGACATGCAGCATCCGAGCACCGACACAGGAGGGCAGTGCGCAGCAACAGAGACAGCAGCTGCTGAGAAATACAAAGACTAGGGTTGAAAACAACAGAGAAGAGTGATGCCTCAGATAAACAGATGCATAATGCAAGAGACAATTTGGAATCACAACACAGGAATGCAAGATGGAGGCCATAAAATGAATGAGGAGCTTAAAATCCTCTCTTTGGTACAGCAGGATTGTTTTTAGCAGAGTGTATTTGGGCCAGGCCGTTAAGCAGCAAAATGCAATCAGAATGCAACAATATCATTATAATCAGAGACGACTTCTGGGCGGCAGGCTGCAGAGGGACGAGCACATGTGTTTCAGTCCAATTTGCTTTTCATATCCTCACCACTGTTCCTAATAGCCTCTCATACATGTAGTGCTGCCAAGCACTTTTTAATTATGCTGAAACAAACATTATGTGGCTCCATATTTGGGCATTTCATTGCCAGCTGCATCGATGGACTTTGAAAATAGCTTGACACAGAGCCAAAATCAGCtatttccctttctctctggcaaaaaaaacatatatacatcTATGAGTGATCACACTTTAACAGTTGCATATGTTATTTTCAAGTCGCTTAATAGAAAACAAATGGCACAGTCTGACATTTTAAGAGTTTAAACATGCTCAAAAACATTCCTGGTTACATGAAAACTGAAGAAGACAGAAGATTTTAACTAcagatgtgaaataaatgttttcaatcCAAATACTGAAGTTTCATAATATACAAAGTATGCTTTTGTGAGgatagaaaatgagaaaaatggaCGGTAACAACCATATATTTTGTTAGGGCTCAAGCCAGACTGTGAGCCGTCTCTGCTGAACTTGATTACACAGTGTACGAGCCAATGAATGTGCTGGGTTGTCTTTCAGACTAAACGCTAACCACAGGACTCCACCTAAACTCTGGATCAGTTTAGCGGGCCTCAAAAACATAAACCACTCTGCAGAAAACTCACAATCCATGGTTGAGAGGAGAGAAGATAAATAACAAAAGACATTCCGCTAACAGAGAGGAAAATGGATGGGGGAGAGGCAAAACAAGTTTTAGAAAAAATTCCAGCAACTGCTCTgatgctctcacacacacatcatatacaTGTAGCCACCATATattgctttaatgtttttatataacaaTTACCAAACAATATTGAGACTGTGATACACAGAGTTCAGAATTGACTCTCTGCACAGTtgaattttatcattttttaagacCTGCACATGTTGACATAACAAATACATTATGcactataatatattaaattgtaaatattaCCAGTGTGCTTCTTATGGTATATCTACAATATGTGCAGTTACTATAACAAACATGAGGATTCTGGGAATTGTTTGTACTCTCTATTTAGTGATTTACTCATTTACAACTTAACAGCAACTGATTGAGTTCTTTTTATCTTGACTCAAATTTATGCTTTTTAAAACTTCTCTGTGCAGTATGTGTGTCATGTTTGGAGTTAATCACACTTGGCATATAAGGCTAAACtctctaaaaacaaaaacagtgctTGATCACAGTTTTGTCTAAATGAAGGTGAACACGTTATATCATGCCAATTACGTCTGTACCATTAGTTATCTTGTGGTAAATAGTtcaaagaagagaaggaagtcTCCACAAACCCTAATCCAACATTGTTCTTACTCATCAGATGAATCCCTTAAGTTAATGAAACACATAATTTGAGATGGGGTTTCCATTTATGTTGTTGGTGCATATATTTGTGCCTCAGCATGACTTTAAAGAGACTGTCTGTAATCCGAGTGTGAAGAGAAGAGTTCCCTTACCACCCACAATCATAAACAAGACCGGAGGCTGCTATCACACTTGAAATGGTTACACAAGACAACTAAACGTGGGTTATTAATGTTTCCTGCTAAGGTAGCATATTTGTTAACACCAGTATTTAAATAAAGCATACAAACCAGCCAATATTTTCAATTCTGATAAGGCAAGAAGACACAGTTTCCTCCTCACAGATCCTGAAgttatttaattttacacaaTCTGTTAACAAGTACTGTGTCCTGGTCTATATTTCGTAGCACTGCACATACTTCAAACTTCTTCCACACAGCAGGTATATTGTGCCCCATGAGAAGTTGTGAATAATGTACAACTACATGATATGGCAGCTGGTATagaaggaaaatgaatgggttaaaataaagaacagaaGTTTGATAGTGTACCTATGAATTAAAACTTCTCTTTCATACAGGATATCCTCTCCTTTTCAAAGACAGTGTTGAAGGTAACATTCATAGTATACACTACTCACCGCCAGAGTGCTCTCCCCCACGTTGGATGCTATGAGGCCATCAATTGTTCCATATTCAGCATCTCGAGATGTTAGTCTCTCCATTTGGTTGTTGTGAATGCGTCTAAACACCAGAATAGCGATACCAGAGAGGATGATGAGGGCGATGATGGGCGCCACAATGACGATAACCAGCGTGGTCACACTGTAGCTGGATAGCTCTTCAGCTGCAAGGGGAGAGACAAATTGACTTCAATCATGTCatcattttggacatttttagaACACAGAAAAGGCttgttttttgtggcttttgCTTGTCAGGAGAGTGAGTAGAGTTGCTTGAAGTAAACAAACTGGAGAATCAACTAGAACTTAATTATGCTTCAAGGAAAGCGGATAATAAGGAAGTACATTGGAGGGGAAACTTTTCGTTGCTTTTCCTCTGACTGGACCACACATGCTGAGGCTCAACAATACACAAATCACAGGTTTGCAGCACTCTGAAGACCGTCTGAAGAAACCAGCTGAGTGTGGGGGTGCACACAGAACACAAATGCGTAtgagcactcacacacacacacacacacacacacatacactgagtGGATCTCATCAAGTCAGCAGAGGCCAGCCTGAGGAACTGACCACCATTCACACTTTCCAAACATTCCAAGGGAAAGACTGCTCAGCTCTGCCCGTAGCACAGACAATGATCCCCTTTTCTCAACTTGCATAATGAACTCTTTCTCCCATAAACACATTACTAGCAACACATTCTAGGAGCTCACTAGACTTGAACCAAACACTTAAGGACAGGATGCATTTAACTAGACAAATTCATAGagaaaattttttttttcttttttctcccaaCTGTTTTTCTAGCAACCTGACAGGATGAGGAATGTTTACATCAGTAGGAGTGCCAGAATATTTTTCATAACATTCTAGAATTAATAAATTATCTGGAAATCATGTGAATTGTTGAAATGAACCGTTAACTACACCCAACTGGTGCCCATAGAAATATTATCTCAAGTATAAGCGTGCCATGTTGGAGTCTCGTCATCactgtgaggttgccaggcaatcAGCAGAAACTCCAGAAAGTCACTGCtcctggccaagaaatagttAAACCCATAAACCCTgctaaaaccacaaattgtcGTTTTTACACTCCtgtttttgtatggattaaacaaaagAGAAgccagctgtttccagtctttgttcTAAGATAAGcaaagctaactggctgctagctgaagcttcatattcagTGGACTGATATAAACGGGGCATAGATCTTTTCATCTAATTGTCGACTAGAGCTAAGAAGcctatttccaaaaatgtcaaactattccattAAGTCTGATCTAATCGCCAGAAAGAGACGGCGACGATATTTCAGGTGCAACCATTTATTTatgcaacataaaataaaaggcTGCTGTGGAGAGAAAAGTGCAGGTGAACGCAAAAAAGGGCAACAACAGCTCTCTGCTTATAGATGGCTGCCTCTCCTTAACTCCCAAGTGGCTTCACCCCCTGAGCTCCTGTCAGCCAGCTCTGACAGCCTCTGAGAGGACACAGAGGAAGTGAACCATGACTAAAGAATATTCAAAACCTCCCTCTGGTTGCCCACTGTCTCCCCCATTTCTGTTTCATAAGGCGCCAGGAGTGTGACTGCACAGAGGTGTAATTCAGGTCAACAGAAACCATCCACAACAGCCGTGGCACACAGTTTCACTGCTGATGGCGGAGCCCTCTCCGAAGAGAAAGCCGAAGAGAAATGAATATATTTGACTctaacacaacaacaactaaCCCCATGTGGCCAACTCTGAAAAGATTAAATCTAGGCAGCACTTTCTGTGGAAGGGTTGTAGTGTTTTGGTTATAAAGTTCAATAGGAACATCAACAGATGGAGCTCTTGAGCATTACCTTAACGAAAGGTGCAGAAAATAGTGCTTAAAACTGCATCCTGGGTAGTATAGTACCTTACCTTTGACAGGTAGCTCCACAGTGCTGTTCATGTTACACAGGCGTCCATGGCAGCATTCCACAATCTGGTCTCTGGAGGGTGGGGTCTTGCAGGTCAATGTGCTCTGCTCATAGATCTTAAAGCATCCTTTCTGGTACACAAGGGAGCCGGCGTTGACGGTCAGAGATGAGAAACACTGGTGGCCCATGCAGCGATTCCCTGTTGCACATGAgctgccctcacacacacactcatgctcCTCTTTCACGAGGGGCTTCACTTCCTCCTCTGCAAAACATTCAGGTATATTTAGTTGGTTAGAAGGTAAACCTCAAACAAGGAGAAATTAAGCTGTTGCTTTTATAAAGTAAATCCAAGCAGATTTTTGTAAGTTTTGCACAGTCTTACGTGGCATAAGGTCTATAGTGAATTGAAGCCAAGAGAAATGTGTACAATGTGTACAAAGTCACCTTTCCCTGGAGCTTGCACAGTGACGTTCATGTTACACAGATGGCCCTGACAGCACTTGACAACATGGGCCGATGAGGGTGGCGTGGCACAGGTGGCTCTGCCCTCCTCATCGTCCCTCAGGCAGCCCTTCTGTTGGACAGCCGCCCCATCAATCATCTTCAGAGAGGAGAAACAGTGCTGGCCTGTGCATCGATGATTATGCTCACACACGCCGCCCTCGCAAAAACACTCCTGGTCTCTGAGGACTGGTCTGCCAGCAGACGGCTCAACATCTGataagaggaaaacaaagataTGGGGAAACCCATTAGAGCGATACCATTAGTATGCCATTAAATTAAATGGCGTTTACTCAGATGAGAGAGCATGCAAGTTGACTCTTGTGTTGGCCAGTCATTGCAATCTAACACTGACTCAGTCTTTTCCacatacagatttttttccaaCCTGTTTTTTGTAGTATGGTTTTCCTCTGTAAAATTCTGCCTATATGCTAATTCAATATTATCATAAACTGGTTATCAACAAACTGTACCTataaactaacaaaaataattatcaCAGGTTTTTGGTGATGTAATGTAGAACAGTGGAACATAATTCATTGTACTGAATAGAAATGTGACTATGCATACATTTGCTGTATTAGGATATATCAATGGAGGAAATACTATATATCGAATTAATGAGTCAACAGGAAAGGTCCTAAGCAGATCTGCAAAATTTCCCAAATTTGTTGCTTAACTTATTAATAAAGCTACTGTGCAGCCAACTGTTCTAGTTTCCCACAGCTACAGGAACGTCTGCAACGTTAGAGGATTATCGAATGCCAAAATGATCCATTTCTCATTCCCCGGTATTCTAAAAAGACTGAATGGTTATTTctgataattaattatttaaaggccaatatcaaataaaaatccaGGTTTTCCTGATTAACTTTCAGGCGAGATATTATTCAAACAATGTTACAACGCCTCACCTTTCGCTTGTGGCTGCAATGAGATGTTCATGTTACACAAATCCCCATAGCAGCACTCCACCGCCAGCTCGGCAGTTGGGGGGCTTTCGCACCGCAAGGACCCAGCttcattacccacaatgcagcCCTTCTGGAGCACCGAAGTCCCATTAAGTGTGGAGAGGGAGGTGAAGCACTGCCGGCCGAAACACCGCTCCCCGTTGATACAAGACGACCCGTCACACAAACATTCAGGCATTCTCACACTGTCCTCacctaaaaaagaaaatgatgaaaacaggtTAGAATTCATCCTTGCAAATAAGAGTGCAGCAATGAAACACCAATCATATGCAATTAATATACCTCATCTTTTGTGACAGTAAATGATCAGTGCTTATCCTTCTCTTAAGTATGCATGAGTGTATGTTGTCTTGCTTGCTCCACTTTTCACTGCATTCTGAATGTGCCCACCACTGTGATTGTCAAAAATAACTGAGAGACAGCATATTACTGAGACTGACTGAGCAGGATGAGCGAGGGGGAAATGTGAATGATTGGTCTACGTATGTAAGTTGCATGGAGGGgatacagagagacacagaagctgAGAGACTGTTCATATGTTAACtagaataaaagaaataaaagacaagGTGGGAACACAGAAGTCCACCAAATACCTTTCATGCATGTGTTCAGGAGAGTGTGTGACCTGCTGTAATCTAACTAACCCTATGTCTCGTCTATAGTTAGTGAGAGAGCTAAATTCAAGTAGATCCCCTGTTAATAGTAGCAGTAACACCCCCTCGCTTTACCTACAGCTCTCTTTTAGATCTGAAGTGTGGAAACATGTTGGTAGAGGAAGATGCTTACCTTCCAAGCCAGAGCAGGGAAGACCAGGACGATGAAAACTAAAAGAAACATGTCCCCAGCCATCATGGTAGAcctacatgaaaaaaaaacaaacagaaacaacaaaaaccacTTCATGAATGAGTGTTTTTCCAGACAAAAAGGTCTGCAATTGCCTCCCAAAAAAAGCATGGTTATTTCTACACTGATGCATTAAAATACCtttaatacatttgtaaagCATCTTTCGGGCCACCATTCAGTGAGACAGAAGACCAAGAGACACAGATAGATAATGACAGGATTTGCTGTCGATCTAAGAGTATTAGAGAGAGCAATTTTACAGAGGGAGACCTTTCTTTTTtcggaaaaaaaagaaagagtcaCAACCAAGTTTAAAATGCTCAAGTAAAGTGGGTCTCATGCCTTCCTGTTGTCCTGGCAACAAGGCACTGAGTGGCAAGCAATGGGGAGACTGGTGCTCTCCTATTGGCTGCTTCTGTgcgtgtatgagtgtgtgtgttgatgttttcgtgtgtgtgtgtgtgtgtgtgtgtgtgtgtgtgtgtgttggagggaCAGGCTGCTTGGTACATAGGGGAGAGGAGCAGACAGACgtgaggggaggaggaagagagggaggggggggggggggagaaagaggagaggagcacaGCGGGGAGAATGAGTGTGGGAGCCCAAATACTATCGTTTAAAAGACCTGGAGACGGTCTAATCCTTCAATATTTAATGCGTCTGTAGGAACGTCCACACACGCTGtgcagttgtttttgtttattcacagtggcagattttttttacagaccACCAGTTTAAGTCACACTGTAAACtctagggggaaaaaaataccccacccccccccaaaCTACCCATTTTATAAAGATGATATGTGAGTTTTGCGGAGACCTCATAGCCTGGAGCGTGCCCCGTTTATGCCATACTAAGCACTACTACTGTTATCTtggcagcatgtgtgtgtgcgcctgagTGCATCTGTGCAAATGATAAATACCCCAGTGCcttccccccacccctcctaCCTGCACCCCCCCAGGCCTTTGTGCCCGTCTCCCAGACATAAATGATTAAGCACGTGATGTTAGCATTAGCCTAACAGCGGCGTCTGTACGGGCCGCTCACACACAGACCACATGCTGCTCCTTTAATCAGAGCACAAAACAGAGGCTGCCACACAGAGATAATCAGGAGCTCTGTCTGCTCCCTTCGGACCGGCGGAGAGGGGAGCAGCGATGGGGGCAGGGAGCGGGCAGGAGGCGGTAAGGGAGGTATAACCAGGGGGCAACTGGGGGACAGCGGGTCAGAGAACGGGGCCAGTGTCGGAGAGACCGTGTGGGCCAGAGTGGGCTGCAAAAGTGAGATAGGCTACAGGGAGGGAAGTGGGACAAAGAGGTGTCTGGTATCAGTGCCCGGGGGGACAGTGGGAAGAACAGCACCATGCTGGTGGGAGACGGTCGGCTGGGCCACGGTTAAGCCAGGGGGCCGGAGGAAACAGGACAAAGAGACGAGCAAGAGGAGTCAGAGACAATAGTCTGGAGCACAGAGTTACTGAGTGCAAGagtcactgaaaaaaaaaaaagttatttcgTCTGACTAGTTATCTTGATATTGACTCACATCACCCATGTAGAAAGAGCATAACATCCTGACTCACGCACGGCTGACAGATCAATAACTCCCCACATTTAACTAGTAGAGCGTGTCACGAAGCTCCACTTAATGGCCTCAATTAGTGTAGGTAAATGATTTGTTGcatttgtgtttacatttgcaGCTGAAAGACCCTCAACGGGACACTGAAATGATCTCCCTCGCAATTCCTCTCACCCACACGTGCACTTTATCTTAAGTAAGCTATTAAAAGCTGCGGCCTCCAAAACATTTGTATGCATGTATTTCTATTTACACTGCTTACGTTGCATAAGCACCCACATCTATCCACACACCAGGCATGGTAGCTGGTAACATATCATCAGACTAGCTAACAGCTTTGCTTGATGAATATGCAGCCAGGACTTGTCCTGATACTGGAAACCACTGAAGGGATTCTTCGGGGAGAGAGAGTCAGGGCTCGCATCTGCAGAACTGATTGCGATCTGAGCAGACAACTTTATGgcgctgtgtgtatgtgtgtgttgcagcccTCTATCCCTGCGTATTGAATTCTCTGGCAGTcttctgcagtgtgtgttcacaGAGCTGACATCCT from Scomber scombrus chromosome 13, fScoSco1.1, whole genome shotgun sequence encodes the following:
- the LOC133992512 gene encoding LOW QUALITY PROTEIN: activin receptor type-1-like (The sequence of the model RefSeq protein was modified relative to this genomic sequence to represent the inferred CDS: inserted 1 base in 1 codon), with product MMAGDMFLLVFIVLXLPCSGLEGEDSVRMPECLCDGSSCINGERCFGRQCFTSLSTLNGTSVLQKGCIVGNEAGSLRCESPPTAELAVECCYGDLCNMNISLQPQAKDVEPSAGRPVLRDQECFCEGGVCEHNHRCTGQHCFSSLKMIDGAAVQQKGCLRDDEEGRATCATPPSSAHVVKCCQGHLCNMNVTVQAPGKEEEVKPLVKEEHECVCEGSSCATGNRCMGHQCFSSLTVNAGSLVYQKGCFKIYEQSTLTCKTPPSRDQIVECCHGRLCNMNSTVELPVKAEELSSYSVTTLVIVIVAPIIALIILSGIAILVFRRIHNNQMERLTSRDAEYGTIDGLIASNVGESTLADLLDHSCTSGSGSGLPFLVQRTVARQITLNECVGKGRYGEVWRGQWQGESVAVKIFSSRDEKSWFRETEIYNTVLLRHENILGFIASDMTSRNSSTQLWLITHFHEMGSLYDYLQLSTLEASGCLRMALSIASGLAHLHVEIFGTQGKPAIAHRDLKSKNILVKKNGQCCIADLGLAVMHFQDTNELDVGNNPKVGTKRYMAPEVLDDSIQMDCFESYKRVDIWALGLVLWEIARRTVSNGIVEDYKPPFHDVVPSDPSFEDMKKVVCVDQQRPNIPNRWFSDPTLTSMAKLMKECWYQNPSARLTALRIKKTLTKIDNSLDKIKTDI